The Spinacia oleracea cultivar Varoflay chromosome 2, BTI_SOV_V1, whole genome shotgun sequence DNA segment taacttgttaattaatactgaaccgcatttattagacttaacatagaatgcatacttggaccaagggcattatttccttcacttttatgatttgccacttttggaagctaccttttacggcagttactatttttagcaggtttccataaatagcaggtttcgggtgaaatgaaaaggggaattaagattcgtttatttcataggagacgcgttgtcaagtggagatttacgttctcatcatcgaaccttccctttcgggaatggggacaaaagtggGTGTCTACACCCATGTGGAGagttcgcaaaccgcccgatcgggcggattttggcccgatcgggccgactatcgagtggatcgcccgatcgggcgaagcgacgcccgatcgggcgacgccaacctccagcagtttttcgcgcatttgttttccgttttttaggctttattttggtaaactatataaacaagctttagttattttagttggacactttattttctagtattgaagCTTAGTATTATTTCCCTTAGCCTAAttttctctctagtttatgcaaaaacacttagtttaattctcaataaaaattcaagctttcactttcctttgttcttcaaataggtattaattcttatttcaattcatttttttgctttaataatgctttcaattatgattattgctttgtttattgtcaacatgcttgagtagtttaatttctagggttggggatccatgaataatatgaagggatgattgaatgattatgaatgttggcattgtaattgattcctattgattggtttatttcactatacaattagatttgcgcaggtttaattgtggtagttatgcaatatcaaattaagattcgagagatgcaatttgatgtttaggcttgtgccaataggtagaattagagttaatacgtagcgagagcccgttaattctaagtctatgattagtatcgacttgagagagcatgttaatctaattaattactttgttgattatcgtgattgttcaatgtcctggattattatttgttggcgaacctataccctagattccttaatatattgattcattcttgtttaatattcgttcgtagtcttagcatacaaaccatcaaccaacttttgttcacaatagtctagattaattaattgatagtagaaagaacgcctgtttccctgtggattcgatcctgacttcccttgctacctagctagtggaccttaggttattttttattaggtgatacgactttagcctgtcatcAAGGTAAAAAGATATGTCACCTGTCTCCGAAACAACCTCAATCGaagcaagaaattcaatcaccAATTCCGGATAAGCCTCGACTTTCAAATTGAGAACCTTGGACCATCCATATTTGCTTGCAAGACCTTGCAAGCAATCATCTATCCCTATGGCTTTAGCATGCTTGGCCGAATAACGAAGAGTGGGCATGATGCTCCGACCTTGCAAGGCTAAGCAAGTCTCTTGTTGAGTGTCACTCAACCATGGATAATTGGGACACGTAGAAGGTGATGGTGGGGTGGGGGGTTGTTTGTGTGTAGTTGATGGAGTGGCTTTAGATGGTGCTTTGGTGGATTTCTTTGGTGGTGGTTTGGCTCTTGCTTTGCGGGTAGGATTACGCTTCTTTGCAATGGAATTTTTAGGAGCAAGTGGGGATGCGGTGGATTTTGGGTGAGAgctagttggtttagttgttccCATGATGCAACAACCACAATTCAAAGTACTCCAAGTCTCCAATCAACCAAATCGACGCACAATTCAATATTCAACGATCAATCCCAACAAACAACTCAACGATAACAAAAATCCTCCAatgcaataattcaaactcaACAACCAACCAACGCCAACCAATTTCAACCAATCAATTCAATCAATATTCACCAACAACGATAACCATTCGATTCAACAATCAACATTCACATCAAAATTCCAATTTCCTTTTCAAAATATGAGCCAAGTGAATAAACTTTttagaaaaattgaaattttaatacCTTTTGCACCACAAAGACTAGAATTTGGTTACGAAAGCACGTGAATTCCACAAACAAGCCACAATACTACACAATTTATCAAtgcccacaaaaaaaaaaaaagacccccaaattgatttcaaaagttagggtttaattCATGAACAAAATAATGGTGAAGGAGGGAGATTTGAGAGGCGAAGAGGGGGGTGGTGGTGCGCCGACCGACCGTGTGCAGGTGGTCGGCGGCGGTGAGAGAGTGGCGGGCTGGTGTTGTGGGTTCGAACGAGGGAGAGGGAGGGGCGAAGTGCGAAGGAGATTGTGGTGTAGCCTGGGCGATGAGGGTGGTTCGCGAAGGGAAGGTGGGTGCGGAGTGGTCGCCGTCCGCCGGTGGTGCAGTTGGCGCGCCGGCGGTTGGTGTTGATGGACGGTCAGAAGGTACGGTGGTGAGGCAGAGAGGGAGGGGTTGGTGCTCGTGGCTGGGGAGGAAGGTGGAGagaaattctttttttttttgaataggCTTGGGCGGGAATTCCAGCGAGACCGCTGGTTCgccagcgcgcaaggcagaACATTGAAGAATTTAGGCAAAATAGGCCAGCGGGCTCGCTGGGCCAGCGCTGGGAAATGCGCGCACAACGAGCTCCCTCCCTGGGCGCGAGTGCTCGCTCGCTGTATTATTGTGGCTTGCAAAAACTCGTCGATGCATCGGATTTTCGGAATGAACTTGATCTTGCACCTATAattctgaaaaaaaaattattcaagcaCCACTAAAATCAAAAGTTAGAATCGTTCGTAAAAATTAAAACAcgcataaataaataaataaataaatacgacaaacgaaaaactaatctaaaaataaaataaaaatacgaattcaagtgaaatcaaaataaaatatatttgttcttttgtggtttctaattttttttttcaataaaataaattagattaaaaattgaaataaatgaaaaaattgaaaagaaaaaagagttagaaatcgggttgcctcccgataagcgctcgttttaagtcattagcttgactccaaACCTTAATAGTCAAGCGTCGGTGGGTGGATCGAAGAGATAGATCGTCTCTAGTTTTTCAATAAACGCTCCTTCAGTGTATAGCTTCAAACGTTGACCGTTCACTTTGAACTTGGTGCCATTTTCACTAGCAACCTCAATAGCTCCATGTTCCTTGACTTCGGTGATAGTAAAAGGTCCGGACCATCTAGACTTAAGCTTTCGTGGGAAAAGCCGTAATCGTGAAATGTAAAGCAACACCTTATCACCGATGTTGAACTCTCATTTTTGGATCATCTTATCATGAAACTTCTTCGTTTGCTCCTTGTAGAGTCTATGATTCTCGTAAGCTTCAAACCGAAGTTCATCTAGCTCATTCAATTGAAGAAGTCTCGCTTCACCGGCCGCTTCTAAATCCATATTGATCTCCTTGACGGCCCAATTAGAGAGATATTCCATTTCAACTGGTAAATGACAAGttttgccatacaccaacctatACGGAGTTATCCCCAACGGGGTCTTGTAGGCCGTGCGTAACGCCCACAATGTGTCATCCAACTTCAACGACCAATCTTTTCGAAACTTGTTGACCACTTTTTCGAGAATTCTCTTGATCTGTCGATTAGAAACTTCAACTTGGCCACTCGTTTGAGGATGATAAGCCATGCCAACCTTTTGAGTAACTCCGTGCTTCTTCAGAAGAGCCTTAAAAGTCCGTTGATGAAAATGGGAACCCCCATCACTAATCACGACCCTTGGGACTCCGAAGCGCGGAAAGATTATTTTCTTGAAAAGCTTCTTAACGACGTTAGAGTCGTTGGTTGGCGATGCAatagcttccacccactttgtaACATAATCAACGGCAACCAAGATGTACCGATTCCCACATGAAGAAGGGAACGGTCCCATAAAATCAATGCCCCATACATCAAATGGCTCAACCTCAAGAATTCCGGTCTGTGGTAGCTCTTGCCTTTTCGAAACGTTGCCCGTTCGTTGACATTCGTCACATGCATTGCAAAAGAAACGAGCATCCTTGAATATAGAAGGCCAATAGAAACCACTTTGAAGAGTTCGATGGGCGGTCGGAATAGCACCAAGATGACCACTAGAAGGTAAACTGTGGAAATGCTTAAGAACCCTGTGGGTATCCCAATCCGCTACACACCTACGAAACATACCATCGGCACACTTCCGATACAAATGTGGATCATCCCAAAAATACCGCTTAGCATCATGGTAGAATCTCTTACGTTGTTGATATGTCAACTCCGGAGGATGGGAGCCACCAACACAAGTTTGCGAAGTCCGCATACCATGGGGATTGAGTAGACACAGAGAATAGATGATCGTCAGGAAACGAATCATTGATAGGCCCGTCTGTGCTAGATTGAAATTTCAACCGAGAGAGTTGATCTGCAACAACATTCTTTGCACCCTTCTTATCCCGAATCTCCAAATCAAATTCCTGGAGAAGAAGAATCCATCGAATAAGTCTCGGTTTGGCCTCTTTCTTGGCCAACAAATACTTCAGGGCGGCATGATCAGTGTGTACAATGACTTTCGAACCAACAAGATACGTCCGAAATTTGTCAAGAGCATAAACAACCGCAAGGAGCtctttctcagtagtagcataattcatctgagctccatccaaggttttgcttgcataatagatgacatgcaacaccttgttctttctttggcCAAGCACTGCTCCAACAGCATAATCACTCGCATCACACATAATTTCGAACGGTAAATCCCAATCCGGAGGTTGAATGATTGGAGCAGTTATCAATGCTTTCTTAATCCTGTCGAAAGACTCCAAACAAGCATCAGTGAACTCAAATGTGGCATCCTTGAGAAATAATTGAGTGAGGGGTTttgcaattttagaaaaatcttttaTAAAATGGCGATAGAAACCCGCATGACCGAGAAAACTCCTCACTCCCTTGACATTCACAGGAGGGGGAAGTTTCTCAAGCACCTCAATCTTTGCTCGGTCAACTTGGATGCCACGCTCATAAATAAGATGACCAAGTACCACTCCTTCATTGACCATAAAGTGGCACTTTTCCCAGTTTAATACCAAATTCACTTCAGAATAACGTTTAAGCACTTTAGAAAGATTATGCAAACATACATCAAAGTCAGAAccataaacactaaaatcatccataaataccTCCATGATATCCTCGATGAAGTCAGAAAAAATGGCCATCATACACCTTTGAAATGTAGCAGGGGCGTTACACAAACCAAACGGCATTCTGCGGTATGAAAAAGTTCCATAAGGACAAGTGAACGTCGTCttctcctggtcgtctgggtgaatgggaatctgaaagaaacctgaatatccatccaaataacagaaAAAGTTGTGTTTTGCTAATCTTTCTAGCATCTGATCAATAAAGGGGAGGGGAAAGTGATCCTTCAAGGTGGTTGTATTCAACATTCGATAATCTATACACATACGCCAACCTGTAACAACACGAGTGGGGATAAGCTCATCCTTATCATTCTTAACAACCGTTGTCCCCCCCTTCTTGGGAACGACTTGCACCGGACTCACCCATTTAGAATCTGAAATGGGATAGATGATGCCCGCGTCAAGTAGTTTCACTACCTCTTTTCTCACCACATCTTGCATATTAAATTCAAACGACGTTGTGGTTGGATGCGAGGGCGGTGATCTGCTTCCAAATTaattctatgcatacaaaagtcaggactAATGCCCTTGAGATCGTCAATGCTATACCCGATTGCCTTTTTGTGCGTACGGAGCACGGTCAGAAGCTTAGAAAGCTGGCTATCATCGAGTGCAGCATTAACGATCACAGGAAAATCCTCATTATCATCAagaaatgcatatttaaggtgaGATGGTAATGGTTTTAGTTCTACTTTCGTTACCTGTGGCTCAGAAATAGAGCAAACAATTTCTAGTACCTCAAAACCATCGACCTTCTCAGCTTCACTTCCATCTAAATCCGAGATCAAGGAATCAATCTCAcaatatccttctccttttCGGGCCTCCAAGGTGAGAGTCGCCAGCAATAGATCATCATACAACATCCTAGGGATGTTTTCTAGAGAAATCTCTTCTACAATGTCAATCCTGCAACAAGTATTCTCAAGCATAGGAGACTTCACATCATTGGTTAGATTAAAAGTAACAGTATCATCACCAACACTCAAAGTAAGAGACCCAGACTTGACATCAATGACGGCACCTGCAGTGCATAAAAATGGCCTACCCAAAATTATGGGAATTTGACTATCCTCCTCCATATCTAGCACtacaaaatcaacaggaatgtAGAATTTCCCCACCCGGACAGGAACATCCTCCAAAATACCCAAGGGATACTTTATAGAACGATCTGCCATTTGCAACGTGATTTGTGTGCATTTTAGTTTTCCCATATTCAACCTATTACAGACAGAAaggggcatgacagacacacttgcacctaaatcacaCAATGCTTTATCGATGAACAATGCACCTACATGACAGGGGATGGAAAAACTACCTGGATCCTTAagtttgggtggagacttattttgcaatATCGCACTACACTCTTCAGTTAGAGAAACTCTCTCCACACCACCATAATCCCTTTTCTTAGTGATCATCTCTTTCAAAAATTTTGCATAAACAGGAACTTGAGATATTAAATCAGTAAAAGGGACCGTTACCTCAAGATTCTTGACCATTGCCAAGAACTTACCAAGCTGTTGATCAACCTTAGTTTTCTGCATCCGGTGAGGGAAAGGAAGCTTAGGCACAATAGGGAGAGAATC contains these protein-coding regions:
- the LOC130467437 gene encoding uncharacterized protein; the protein is MNSDSNSSSSGLFDYMVNEFVEWHESITERQKEDKLIEEAINTSVVPLVTSTAFLEEFFPPTKTAEIRHKLTTFTQEPGESLQEACTTRSTSKKGKLDVDAYALLSSQVAALNLKIDSLKAPQSGTPPMSINVMSSVALVTTSYCEVCGIQGHFGHECSYSLQDTTQLEKNPQPQQQWSQPQFHPPQAHVARPPFPQGASHNAPPGFNRPPHQGYQQQAPQTSATPEPNMGDMYKLIANMQKTAEIAQKNHDESIKELKNQNRMLENQVAQLVDTLSQRQPGTLPGQPTPPQNRESANAITLRSGTKYNGPSMPTDDATLAKGNTDGPEKEIDVEPQVSKVENADDVGANKGKEKISDSLPIVPKLPFPHRMQKTKVDQQLGKFLAMVKNLEVTVPFTDLISQVPVYAKFLKEMITKKRDYGGVERVSLTEECSAILQNKSPPKLKDPGSFSIPCHVGALFIDKALCDLGASVSVMPLSVCNRLNMGKLKCTQITLQMADRSIKYPLGILEDVPVRVGKFYIPVDFVVLDMEEDSQIPIILGRPFLCTAGAVIDVKSGSLTLSVGDDTVTFNLTNDVKSPMLENTCCRIDIVEEISLENIPRMLYDDLLLATLTLEARKGEGYCEIDSLISDLDGSEAEKVDGFEVLEIVCSISEPQVTKVELKPLPSHLKYAFLDDNEDFPVIVNAALDDSQLSKLLTVLRTHKKAIGYSIDDLKGISPDFCMHRINLEADHRPRIQPQRRLNLICKMWLAYVYRLSNVEYNHLEGSLSPPLY
- the LOC130467436 gene encoding uncharacterized protein; its protein translation is MPFGLCNAPATFQRCMMAIFSDFIEDIMEVFMDDFSVYGSDFDVCLHNLSKVLKRYSEVNLVLNWEKCHFMVNEGVVLGHLIYERGIQVDRAKIEVLEKLPPPVNVKGVRSFLGHAGFYRHFIKDFSKIAKPLTQLFLKDATFEFTDACLESFDRIKKALITAPIIQPPDWDLPFEIMCDASDYAVGAVLGQRKNKEFDLEIRDKKGAKNVVADQLSRLKFQSSTDGPINDSFPDDHLFSVSTQSPWYADFANLCWWLPSSGVDISTTCVADWDTHRVLKHFHSLPSSGHLGAIPTAHRTLQSGFYWPSIFKDARFFCNACDECQRTGNVSKRQELPQTGILEVEPFDVWGIDFMGPFPSSCGNRYILVAVDYVTKWVEAIASPTNDSNVVKKLFKKIIFPRFGVPRVVISDGGSHFHQRTFKALLKKHGVTQKVGMAYHPQTSGQVEVSNRQIKRILEKVVNKFRKDWSLKLDDTLWALRTAYKTPLGITPYRLVYGKTCHLPVEMEYLSNWAVKEINMDLEAAGEARLLQLNELDELRFEAYENHRLYKEQTKKFHDKMIQK